Within the Trachemys scripta elegans isolate TJP31775 chromosome 4, CAS_Tse_1.0, whole genome shotgun sequence genome, the region atccatcgcattagaaagttAAGACTACTGATAATagttgtagaacaaaaaaacgttaattttttttatatagcgtttttatccaaagcattttacaagagTTAGCTAagagtacaaacaacatttggaaagatcattaagtggtcagCCGAGACCCtcggcaattttcaagtggtctgtgggggaaaaaaaaaaaagtttgagaacccctggtctataccTTGTTATCTGCTTCATGACTCCCAAAGTCTTGGAATTGCTGCTTGTGTTGCTTTGTGGACAATTGGCAGTGCAGTATGGATTTGGATAAGTGGGGTTTTGTGTTGGAGATCCAGACAGAAGTGAGTTAATATGCCAATAACTAGATTTCCTACACGGGTTCATACTGATGTATCATTTTTGGGTCTCATGACAGAAGTGGTTTCAAACATGGGTAAGATGCATAGTGCAAGCCTTCCTTTACTCTGATGCAGCCATTTACACTGGGGGATTGTACAGATATGTAGCTACGCAGGTATAAATTCCtgatatagacaagcccttaaagagGAGCTGATGCTGAAAATGCTGTTTGCATCATGTATTGGATTGTTTAGCTTCCAAGTTTGAAAATCAACATTTCCAGTGACTACTGGTGCATATAATTATTTCCAGTTGTGTCTACAATAATATTCTATTCATTTTAGGGATCATGCCTTTTATGTTTGTATTCTGAGGCGCTCATAATTATAATCAGACTATAGGAGAAAAGGAGTACAAAGCATATACTGTTAACAACAAAGTAAATAGTTAAAATAGGACCTCTAAACTTCCTACAACACCAGCAGTGTTtgttccatcactgtagttaatccatttCCTCCAGGAGGTGGTTGGTAGGTAGGTTGATATGGAAGAATTCTGCCCGTTACAGCGGGTTAAATCGGCCTAACTCCAGGGGTcacagggcaggtcttcactacaggggggggggtcgatttaagatatgcaaattcagctacgcgaatagcatagctgaattcgacgtatcggcaccgacttaccccgctgtgaggacggcggcaaaatcgacctccgtggatCCCCCTGGaccactggtggagtaagcgcgtcgattcagggatcgattgttgcgtcctgacgaacgcgataattcgatccccgagaaatCGATTTCTACCAGCAGATtcaggcggatagtgtagacctagACCTAGACCTAGCCACAGCGTGAAGTTTTTCACAGCGCTGAGGGATTTAGGGAGGAGGGGATGTTGCGCCGTTGTAAAGGGCAGTTTATGGCACTAACTGGCACTGGGCTTGCACCGTCCCCCTgtgcactggccactatcagtgCGCGGCTCTCCCGTGCTGGCTCGTGCGCTTGGCATAAAAGGCAGGCGGAGGTGGGCGGGCTCCTTGATCCGGGGATCGGGGCCTGTTGGGCGCGGCCGCAGCGCTCGCGGGGGCCTAGCAAGGCCGGGACGCAGGAGCGGAAGCGGGCGGCGGAGCAGGTTTCCGGGCGGACCGGGCCTGGGGACCGAGTTTGCCGCCGCACCGAGCGGAGCGGCCGGCCGGAGCAGAGAGGGAGCTGGTTGGGTGTCGCCATGAGCCGCCTGCAGGAGGACGATGATCCCTACGTGATCGAGGAGCCCAGCGAtgaggagccggggcagagcAGGTACCGAGCGACCCGGGGAGGGGGCGCTGAGAGAGCCCCCCGCAGAGCCTGACTGGGCCTGGCGTCCCCATGACTGACGCAGGCAGAGACAGGCCAGTGCCGGGGCAGGACTCGGAGGAGTCACGCGAAGACTCTGCTTCTTTACTCTCCTCTTCTAATAAAGTTCCAGACTGCGGCCCCCACACGCCCAGCGTaaagtatttccattgataatagcCGGAATGTACAGGCAGGCAAAGTGTGCGAGCTGCTGCAGGAGAACTTCTTAGAGTCCCACCTTAATGAGCATAAAACGTGATGTAACAAATGCTGCATAAAGTTCTCGTTTACAGCTCTGCCGAAACAACCTGCGTATGACGCTTTACCTCTTTCAATCTCAAATCTGATCCCTCCATCATTTCTTGCCACTGTAAAAATTGAAATTGATAATAAACCCTTAAAACCCATagttttgcacaactgtgaatgTCTccattgaaaaatgtttaaaagtacaTATCCATATTAGCTGttgaaattatttcttttaaaaatagaattctgccaagcttatCTATATTCCCATTTCAGTTTCTAGtcctactttattttattttcagtgtttgttttgGATTATTCTAGTGCCTTGTAACACCTTGAAAACTAAATTTATAGGTTTATTGGCATTGTGATTGCATCAGTGTAAGTAAGCATACATGGTTCATTGCAAGAACACTACAGGAACACAAGTCTTACATTCTCATAAAGACTTCTTGAAAATGGTCTTGTGCACTGTTGACTCCTTCATTCCCACACTGTGTCACCACACAAAAAAGTTTCTTATTGCACTGCTGCTGTGCATTGCCAAGAAATGAAGCACAAGGGGCATATACTGGAAGGGAGGCAGGCTGTAATTTATGGTGAATAGTATATGATTTCACTCAAATGCAATTTCCTCTTTTAAAGGAAACATAATTTTCTAGGACTTTTTTTCAAAgcttgctgctgttttttttttttttttttaaacttacaatCAGAGTAGTTttttgtttaaactgaaatatttaagaCTCCACTTTACAATGCATAGGTAGATTGTTGTGCTTACCCAcagacccactgacttcactgtcaattgcaggattgtggccttaGTATATAGGCCAAAATGGAGCAGTTGTCCAACTAAAATGGTAAAATATGTCTAGTCATTAGACAGATAACTTGTTCCAATACTTCAGAACAATTCAAAAGATATTTTTATTGCATCAATAGAGAGGTTGATATTTTAAGCCAATAATAATGGATTTTAATACTTAAATATCCTATAGCTCAGAAGATGAAGTGGATGTGCTTTTATATGGCACTCCCGATCAGAAGCGCAAACTGATAAGGGAGTGCCTTACTGGAGAAAGTGAATCTTCAAGTGAAGATGAGTTCCAAAAGGAAATGGAGGCGGAACTAAACTGCACCATGAAAACTATGGAGGGCAAGTGGAAGTCACTAGAAACaggtaaatatatttgttttagtaTCTGCTCTTCTATACAATAGTCAATTATAGGGTGGCTGAGTTAATGCATTATTTGACCCTTCAGTTTGATTATGGGTGTGTTCACTGATAATCATAGCTGGACATCtgtgctaaaatgatcagcaattaAATAGTTCACCTAGCCATTTAAATTAAACTACTATCAATATCCCAATGCTCATTTAGATGAATGGGGCATTTCACACTTTCCAggacttttcttcctttcttggtCTTGCTGAGCTTCTGCTCTTTCATTTAGTGGCTTGCCTTCCTTGGTCCACTGCTCCTTTTTAGGGGATCTCCAGTCCTGTTCTCATCCTGCCCTTCCTCCATGTACATGGGAGGCTGTCGCTGTacttctccccctgcctccagtgGCTCCCTGATGTTGCCAGGATTTGGATCACCCGCTCATAGAAGGAACAACAGGCAGCAGATTCCCTCCATCTGCAGCAGATTCCCTCCATCTGCTGCAGATCATCTTGAGAGCTGTCAGCCGCCACTTCTGACATATGGGACTTAGCCCCTATGACATGGGGCTCTAGGAAGTGGTCACCTACTGGCAATGGAGAGGAAAGAAGTAAAAATAAACTACTACTTATGTTACAAAGTGAAAAAGAAATTGCTTACTGCCCAGGAGCCCCCAGAGCTAGAAGAGTTTAATTGGAGAGTAAAGCTACACTAAAGGGTTTTTCTAGAGTAGAGTTTGTGATTCTGTTTTAACTTGAGTGAATTGATTGCTGATTAAATTGTGTTAACTAACAGAATTGCAAATGCTAATCTGGACATGCTACAAATATTTGTTCCAAGACACACACATCTGTggcgtcaagtatcagaggggtagccgtgttagtctgaatctgtaaaaagcaacagagggtcctgtggcacctttgagactaacagaagtactgggagcacttgcatctgaagaagtgaggttctgacccacgaaagcttatgctcccagtacttctgttagtctcaaaggtgccacaggaccttctgttgctttttacacatctGTGGTTTACCATGGCTGTCACAGAATAAATGTTTCTAGTCTTTGACTAGCATTTTAGATACACAGCCACTTTTTAAGCTTAGTGGTGCTGGTCTAACCTTAGTGGCTTTAAGCAATTTTCACAGCTGCTTTTGTAGGCTTTaaagctttgctttctctctgagcaCTTGTAATGTTCAGAAGACTTCTTAAGTGAAAATCAGATGCTTTTTAAGGCATCCAAAGCAGCTACAAGGATTCCCTTCTCAGAAGGAAAGGAATAGTGTTTGATGTGTTGAACTTAGTAAACCTCAGTCCCTGGGTGTGCCACAATTTTAAAGTGTTGGTATTGGTTAATGTATCGTGTTATAGCAAACAATGTTCAGTTCCATTTTGTGCTTTTCTAAGGGAAATTGGTACTGTTAGGAGGAGTATATTTGAATGTAATCAATTAGGGTGAATAACATGCACTTCAAACAGTGTCATTATTTTCTCAAAAAGCTATCAGATTGAAACTagttaaaatcaaaatgtgttaacaggcaaaaaaaaaagattttaaacctTAGCCTCTTGACAGAACACTGATGATAAATATTTCGAAAGCTAGTCTATGAACTGGGAGTATAATTATCTCTCTCACAGCAGGACTAAAAGCTGCTTCTGAATAGCCAAAGCTGTCCATCTCCAGAATGCTTCCCTCAGatatatttctgttctttaaGATTCAGAGTGACATAGTGGCCAGGGGGATTAGTTTCTTACTGTGGAGGAGAACATGTGTTTCTTTGTTCCTGTTACAAAATTACCTTCCCAAGTCACCTATTAAAAGGTCCATTTTAAACAGGATCTTTGATTTGCAGACATTTCAGCAAAGTAAATCTTGTTTTTTCAGTTAACTGGACAGAAGTGAACCTGTGCATAGTTTCCAGTTAATTATCTTTGTATTACCAAAGAGGCCATATAACACTTTCCTGGGTAGAGTTCCATCATTTGCAAATGATGGCTCACCCCGGACTATACTCTGACCATCCTTTTGAGCTGACATTATGTCCATTAGTTGCTTTATGATTGGTATATCTGTGCCTAGAGAAGATGATGTAGGTACATTTTAtaaattaggccccaatcctgcaaagacctcAGTGTGTGTAACTTTATGCAGTGTGTAGAGTCACATCGAAGCCAGTGCATGGAGCATCGTACGATCAGTTTAATATTTAGGAGTTTTAATAGCATTTACATAACACTATTTTCAAGATAAAGTTAGACACATCAGCTAGTGGGTTACTGGTGTAAAGTGATATGTCTCAATTTAGACAGGTTCCCAACTAATGTGTCTAAATTTACCTCTAAATAAATTGTTATGTAAGTGCTATTAAATCTTCTAAATATTAAACTAACCATATCATTATCcatgcattgatttcagtgggactactcgcagggtaaagttacacatgtgcataaGAATGGGATCGCAGTTGCTTTTTCAAACAGTTACAGAGAATGTGCCTTTGGTGATCCCTTGTCCTGAATTCACTCTTAGAGATATAGTCTGTTTCTGTATATTGGGCTCATGATGGCTAATTCTGGTGCTTTCTTATTTTATTTGGTTATAATTTCATAAATAGGTACTTCCTCAAGTACTGGACAAGCTGGAACAGTCACCACTACAAAGTACTATGACGACATTTATTTTGACTCTGATTCGGAGGATGAAGATAAAGTAGGTAAATGACTGAGGAAAGAGTTGGCTACCTCTACAGCAATATACCCTGCTCCAGACGTTGAAGAGTCCTCCCTAGAGTCAGGGATTGTGGCTGGAGAGGGTCTTGAGGGCAGGTGGTTAGGTTGGGGGCATGTAGGTCATCTCACACCACCatcaaaattctgaaaaagagGTGGTAATTTGTATAGCCTGGTTCTGCATTAATCCTTCTCTGGCAGTGTTCTGCAGAAGAGAGTGATCCAAGTCTTTGTTTTAATGGGGATTATTTGTGATTGTAGCACAGCAAAAATGAAGTAGAAACTGTCACTTTGGTTAATTAGTTaaatagatcagtggttctcagtcaGGGGTCCCAGGCCCCCTgtggggctgcaagcaggtttcaggggatccaccaaaataaaccagagaggggccagcgttagactcactGAGCCCCActatccagggctgaagccgaagcccgagcaacttagcttcgtgaGGGCCCTCTGTGatatggggccctgggcaactgccctgcATGCTGTCCAGATTGCCGgcggcttttaatctactggatttgcagaaaaaaagttgttgtggcacaggtgggccatggaatttttatagcatgttggagagtggggggctcagaaagaaaaaggttgtggACCCCGGAAATAGATAATAGTTCTCCGTTCAATGGATCATGTTATTTGGGAGGTAGAGTTCAACTATGTTCGCACAAATCTCCCAGGTACACAGGCGGCCAGGAAAAAAAAGAGACATCAGCAGCGCCGGATTCCTACTAACGATGAGCTACTCTATGATCCAGAAGAAGATGATCGAGACCAAGAGTGGGTGGACTCTCAGAGACGAGGGTAAGCAGCTGTAAACATTTTAACccttaaaaatattcttaaatatgCCGAGTAATTTAGAAGACTGTGCTATAAAGGCAGTATGTCTAAAAGTTGTTTTGTTGATTCAGAGTTTCATTTTAagtatatgaaataaaaaagcttGTTTTAATACAGTGTTCACTTATCCACATTTACAGGTCCCTTTTTGTGATGCTCTGAACCTGTAGGTACTtacttagggccaaatcctactcCACATGaacttcccactgactttaatgggagttctaGTAGGATTTGACCCTGCAAATTTCACCAGAGAAAGTAATGATTATAAGTGCTTCTTTATTACCACCCcatttgctttatatttttattctttttataaaaaaaaaaaaagcctgatcctgcaagtcacCCATGTGTagcactcccattgaagtcaaagggcgTTCCACATACAGTGACCTTGCAGGATTAGGTGAcatctaatatttttttttttatgtcctgGCCTATTTTGATCACCAGATTGTTTAGCTATAGGTCAGTGTTTAGTGtgaatgcatttttgtttttgacagGCTTGGAATTTAGTGAGGCAGAAAAAGAGTGTTTGGATAAAATTGAAAGAGCCTGGCGCTTCTTTTCTGTGGGATTTTGGGGGTGTGTTTGAAGTAAAAATCCT harbors:
- the EAPP gene encoding E2F-associated phosphoprotein, with translation MSRLQEDDDPYVIEEPSDEEPGQSSSEDEVDVLLYGTPDQKRKLIRECLTGESESSSEDEFQKEMEAELNCTMKTMEGKWKSLETGTSSSTGQAGTVTTTKYYDDIYFDSDSEDEDKVGTQAARKKKRHQQRRIPTNDELLYDPEEDDRDQEWVDSQRRGYQNIRRTQQQQSKPPAIPNSDAVLNCPACMTTLCFDCQRHESYKTQYRAMFVMNCSVNKEEVLKYKGPVNKKIKKGHKKMKHSNEITTVQANQEEEEVYHPVKCTECSTEVAVLDKDEVFHFFNVLASHC